The DNA segment CGCTGCAGACCAGCCTGATCTTCCTGCTGCCGGGCGCGGCTGCCAGCGTCGTCATGGGCCCGCTCGCCGGCCGGCTGATGGGGCGGATCGGCGCACGGAACGTCCTGGTCCTGGCCTGTGGCCTGGCCGCCCTCGGCATGGCGTCGCTGACGGTCCTGCACGGCACCCGGGCGGAGACCATCACGGCCTTCGTGGTGGCCAGCTGCGCGATCGCGATGGCGTACGCCGCGATGCCCGCCCTGCTGGTCAGCCACGTGCAGCCGGCCGAGACCGGCATCGCCAACTCGGTCAACTCCATCATGCGCACCGTCGGCGGCACCATCGGCGGCGCCCTGGTCATCACGATCCTGGCCGCGCAGTCGGAGTCCTATGGCCCGGTCTCGCTGCCGACCGAGAACGCCTACCGGCTGAGCTACGCCCTGGGCGCCATCGTCTTCGCGGTCGGTGGCCTGCTGGTGCTGCTCTTCCTCGACCGCCCGGCGCGCCGAGCCCGTGCACGGGTCTCCGAGGTGGCTGCTCCCGCCATTGCCTGACTTCGCCTGGAGCTCCGATGCCGGCCCGGCCGTCGATGTCATCGGCCCTCCCCAGATCTTGAGCGATCGTGCACAGCCGGGTGTGCGCGATCGCTCAAGATTCGCTGTGGGCGTGGGCGTGGGCGTGGGCGTGGGCGTGGGCGTGGGGGCGATCCTTCGGCGGAGGGAGCACTGCCAGATCTTGAGCGATCGTCGATCCCTCGTGGGACAAAGTTGCTCAAGATTCGAGGTTGAGCGGGGCTGAGAGCTTCGGCCGAACAGGACTCGGCCTCATGCTCGGTCGATCGGGTCGATGCGCGGCCGGCCGGGATGGTGCTGGGGCTGGTCGGGGTGGTGATGGGGGCAGGCCGGGGTGATTCTGAGCCGGCCGGGCTGGTGCGGGATGGTGCTGAGCCGGCCGGGATGGTGCTGAGCGGCCGGGGTGGTTCTGAGCGGCCGGGGTGGTGCTGGGTCGATCCGGCCCGGGTAATGCTGTCAGCGGTGGGTGCCGTCTGCAGATCTTGAGCGATCCTGCACATCCGGGTGTGCACGATCGCTCAAGATCCGCGGCGGGCGGCGGGCGGCGGGCGGCGGCCGGCGGGCGGCGGCCGGGCCGGGGCGATCCATCGACGGCGGTAGTGTTCCCCAGATCTTGAGCGATCGTCGATCCCTGGCTGGACAAAGTCGCTCAAGATTCGGGGTCGAGCGGGGCTGAAAGCTTCGGCCGAACAGGGCTCGGTCGATCGAACTCATGCTCGGCCGGTCACGGCAGTGTTGGTCGGGGCAGTGCTGGTCCGGTCAGGGCACGGGAGGTCCAGGGCAGGGCTGGTCAGGGCAGGGCAAGGCAGGGCAGGTCCGGCCGGGGCATCGCTGGGCCGGTCGGGGTCATGCTGTCAGCGGTGGTGCCGCTCGCCGTTTGCCGATCTTGAGCGATCATGCACAGCCGGGGGTCTGAGATCGCTCAAGATCTGCCTTGCGAGGCGATCAGCGGCCAGGAAGTCAATGTCTGCCACGCTGCCCGCCTGCCTTCATGCCGCCGTCATGCCTGCCTGCCGTGCCGCCCCTCCCAGATCTTGGGCGATCGTGCCCATCCCGAGGTCCGCGATCGCTCAAGATTTGTGGTGGAGGGACGGTCAGCGGCCAGTGAAATAGGGCGTCTGCTTCGAGCGAAAAGCAGCCAGCGCCGTCTGGAAATCGGAGCTTTCGAGGAGGGCCGACTGCCCCTCCGCCTCGCGCTTCAGGCTGTCCTCGAGGACGCCCAGCGTAGCGGCGTTCACCGCTCGCTTGGCGGCGGTCAAGGCCAGGGGCGCCGCGCGGGAGAGCCTGGTGGCCAGCTCGTCCACGTCGTTCTTCAGGGAGGACGGGTCGACGACGCGGTGGATCAGGCCCCACTCGGCGGCGGTGGTGGCGGGCAGGCGTTCGCCGAGCAGGGAGAGGGACATGGCCCGGGCGCGGCCGATGTTCGCCGGGACCAGCAGGGTGGCGCCGCCGTCCGGCATGAGGCCCACCTTGACGAAGGCCAGCTGGAAGAACGCGTCGGTCGAC comes from the Actinoplanes sp. OR16 genome and includes:
- a CDS encoding enoyl-CoA hydratase, with translation MSDIDCHRDGPVLRLTFNRPHVLNAVTSQVLDDLTELLTETAEDPAVRVIVLSGAGRAFSSGADLTTVTDAPPAATLHSANQLIRTLIALPQPVVASVHGPAAGVGCSIALACDFVLASTDAFFQLAFVKVGLMPDGGATLLVPANIGRARAMSLSLLGERLPATTAAEWGLIHRVVDPSSLKNDVDELATRLSRAAPLALTAAKRAVNAATLGVLEDSLKREAEGQSALLESSDFQTALAAFRSKQTPYFTGR